In the genome of Brachypodium distachyon strain Bd21 chromosome 3, Brachypodium_distachyon_v3.0, whole genome shotgun sequence, the window ACAACTGGAAACATGGCCGCTCCATGCTACAAAATTGGTAGTAACATTTAATTATACCTCCCACCAGAGCATTTGaaatgtttttatttgaaaaaaaaactaattggaCCTACTTACGAGCACAGTGACGTTTTGGCTCCTGGGCTGGTTAAAATAAAAGTTCAAAAATGATAttttgaagtttcaaaaaaatatgaaaacaaaTACACGTAAATGTGTATGTTACATGCCTGTAAATTTTTATTAGAAAATATTGTTTGGTTGTGCGAAGCTTCCGAAtatgatttttcaaaaaaagaaaaggaaaaaaaatcagtccAAAAGCACTTTCTACACCCCTGACATACTATCAGGAAGACAAATAGATACACTGGTTTATTGACCTGTGAAATAAATCAACCAGGTTTAGTCCGCCCAGACTAGACACCACTGGGCTAGCACGAAATTCTCAAAGAAACTGTTCTCACAACATTGATCACGCAAGTTGCAAGCAAAATGAATCGAAAGATATTTGTTTGCAAGAAATCCCTAATACCTAATAAGTACTTTTTTCTGGAAGCAGGGCAAACTTCTAATGCTAGTAATAGTCAGTTAACAACGAAGCAATAGCTTCACCATACATaggacaaagaaaataaaaggtaCTTGTTACGTATTAACAAAATGAACTGCACAGCTAGAAGTTGATATATTACCTCAAAGGCCTATTGCTggcaccaccaccacgtcGACCCATTTCAGGCCTGAAATGTAACATTTTTGTTGAGATGAAACATAGCAGTGTACTGTTCATATTCAAAAGCATTATTAAACTGCCAAGTACAAGCATGAAAAAACACagttaggccttgtttggaAATGCTGGAACTGCACATCAAACAGTTAAGAGGGCTCATTTGATTCATAGGAAAAGTGGATGAAGAACATAAGAATTGGAAATCTTCCTATGATGGCACTATCATGATTTTAGATAGGGCACTATGCAACTTAGCAGCATCTGGAACTTTTTCCAGCTGCTAAGACGCTAAAGCAGCCCTACAGCACCACTTTGACAGATAGAGTtttcacacacaaaaaagaaaaagaaaaatatgaagTTAAGTTGAGGACTTGAGCTGGTCCCCTTGGTGCTCTTCAGGCATGGGTGGAGTAAGCCACCGCCAGTCGCCAGCCATTGAAAGCACAATGTAGCCGTCGCCCGGCCACCGTCTTCCAGCCAACGTCTCCATTAGGTTTAAGGTTCTTCTCAAGAGGGGAGGTGAGTGTGTGTCGGCTGGAAGCTGGGGAACAGACGCGGGATGGAGCTGAGGTCTTTAGGCTGTGAGTTTGGGCCTTGGGTGCAGCAAATTTCAGTCGGGGAACAGACACGGGAGGGAGCTGAGGTCTTTAGGCTGTGAGCTTGGGCCTTGAGTGCAGCAAATTTCAGTTAAGGAACAGACGCGGGAGGGAGCTGAGGTCTTTAGGCTGTGAGTTTGGGCCTTGAGTGCAGCAAATTTCAGTCGATGGGCTCAATTTTTGGCCCACCCTCCCAATCTGATGTAGCAACTCTTTTCTCCTGCTACCGCTAAGGAGTTTAGCGCCAGTAGCTGCCATATGGTAATAATGGTCATACCGTAGCAGGAGCACTCTGAGAACGCTACAGCGCAGCTATAGCCCgctattaaaaaaatcttggCACATCCATTTGCTTAGGAACAGAATAAAAGGACAAATAGAGAAATCCCTTTGGTCTCGGTTTCAAGGGTTAAAACACAGGAAGTTGCAATCATCTTGGACCTCATTCCAGAATACTTATGCACGAAGAACAATGCAAGGATCTTTAGTAGCATAATGAAGTCATAATTCTACTTTTGCGGCTTTGCCACTGGTTTGACTTCGGTTTGTCTGGGGTTAGTAGGATTCATGTGTTTCTCCTATTCCTAAGAATCGAACATGTGAGTTTACAGAGTTCAAGTATTCAGCGATCCTCTGTTTTACGCATGCATTTCCTGTGTTTTCCCGTTCCTATATTTTTCAGAATCACGTAAATCAAAGAGGCCCAATTCCAACACTTGGAATTTTCCTCATTTTTAACTACTGTAGTCCTGTATAAGTACTAAttgcatatactccctccgtccaacaaaggatgcctcaactttgaccaaatttgaatgcatctatacactaagtcatgtctacatacatccaaattttgacaaacttgagacatcttttgttggacggagggagtaacatattTCACAGAATACATGAATCAACAATAATTTGAAAGGGTACTGACAACTACAGGCCATAAACACAGGCATGTAAGAAACTTCTTAATGAAAGTTGATCAGACATATTAGAAAGCAGAGTAGGCCATGGCTCGTGGGTGATCTAGCTGAGATTTTAGGTCATTTAATTGATCCTCAGAAGCTGATGGGGCATCAGCAGAACACCAGCACGCATTGAACTTAGATGAAGCAAAATATTCATCACAACGCTTGTGGCCAAATGTATAACACTAAATGATAATCACAAATCgctagaagaaaaaacacttACGTCATGACAACTGTTCTCGTAGCTCTGCCATTAGAAGCCCCGACGACATTTATACGAGGTGTCATAGGCAAACCCAAGTCACTTCCAATAACTTCTATCTTCATAGCTTTCCCATCAAGTAGAACATTATTATAACGTTTCAATGCAGCAACCGCATCACTCCTCCTTGTAAATACCACCTCCGCCGTACccttcagaaaataaaataaaaaaatgagtGCAGCGAAAATCTAGATTTTTGGTCACTACAGGCTTAGAGAAAACACCAGCATCAAAGTAAAATTAATATAAACAGGTCATCTGCActtaacaaaaagaaatggatAGGCATGAATTCATGCTCAAATACGAGGAGAAACTAGCCAAGACATTAGCCCTGTATTTCTACATAAACTCTTCATATTCTGCCTTTTACTTATTCACGCGGTGTCAAATGTAAGATATACTTTCTTACTAGAAATCATCATTGATAGCATAAGTATACTATAACTATATATCCATGTAGAGCAAACGGAAACTACCTAGGGGACGGTGGGAAAAAGTTTTAATATCCTAAATTGCACTTGAATTGTGTGTAGCATCATATCATGTGTATTCTCCATagattgcaaaaaaaaaatcacttacGAGTAAAGTAGAAAGAACTATGTAGCACAAAAGATGCACATTAAAAGTTCTAAATATTCTGTATAATTAAAATTGAAATACCACAAGAAATACGAACATTTTGGTGACCATATCCATCGAAGTGAACAGCAAAGCGTTTCAAGTGACCAACTTCTGAAAACAGCTCCTACAAGGGAAATTGCAACTATgttagatacatttatatcaAACGAGGAATGGTTAAATGCTGAATTCAGGATTTTTTGTTTCACAAACCTTTATATCCTCGTTCGAAACACGATAGTCCAGGTTTGAAATGTACAACTTTGTACCAGTTTCTATTCCACTAGCCGCCATACTATCACTAAACAGATCAGGTCTCCAGGTCATATCTTTGGTTCTGCTGAAAGACTGAAAATGCCAAAGAACCAGCATGTGAGGAAACATGTCACCATAGAAGAATACCACCTCAAACTGTTTGATATGATCATGCCAACAATTAGGAACCACATTGACTTGGTATCAACCATTATGGTAGAGAAGCAACAAGTTACTGAAAAGCAGCTAAGCTATGAAATACTGCATGAAGTTAACAATGGGGAGGACAAGGGTTCCAACAATATCACCGATATCAAAGCCAAATTTATAAATGGCTCAAGCACTTGCTCTGGAGACAGCCTAGAAGCACCTAGCACCTCTGTGGAGTAGAGTCCAGAACTGTCTCAAGAGCGGCACATTGCAGTTCCAAAACCCTTCAGTGCCTCATGGACCCATACACATCAAATTGCAAGAACTCCATAAAGTTTTGAACATAGCAACAGGGTGAGTGGAGACCCCTCCTTCGGTGCCTCATGTACCATACACATCGAATTGCAGGAACTCCAGAaagtatcttttttttgtttaggcCTTTCTGTTTGATAAACAGGTGGTATCCTTCAAAGTTTCCATTGGAGGTACTCATCACATTTACTTCTGCCATTCCATAAACAAAGGCTTAGAGATGCTCTACCCAACAATGTATTCCTTAGGGAGAAATACCAAGGTTACTTCTGCCCCTCCACATGACAAACGAGACGCTCTAGCCAACAAAGGCTTGCTAGTGGTAAACACCACTGTTATTACTGTCCCTCCATATAATAATGAACTTAGGGATGCTCTCCTCATTCAGTTTTCTACTTTATTCAGGAATCTGGCCATGAAGAAAAACATAGTGACAGTTTTGGCCTTGCCTTGGCAATAATGCGTGCAGATGGTCGGGCGTTAATCCCAAGTGGTCCTCGAGGAGGCAGTCCTGATCTTCCACGCATGACATGTCCACCTCGCCCACCTCCTCCATGAAAGCGGTTACTACCCCTGTCTCCATCCCTTCTTGCATAAAATGACATCCTAAATCGTTTCAGTCAATGGCAGACAAGACAAGTCTCCAACAATAAATTGACAACCTGAAGAACAGATGGTAACTTTACAAGTTAGATATGATCATCCATACCTTCATAACCCAAACTCATAAGAAACTAAACAAACATGTGTTAAGTTGTAAATGAAGAGATATCTTTGATGTGGCCAAGTTTAATGAAATTAATGGATAGCACAATGCATCCATATTATATGCAAGTACAGTAAAACTTAACAAGTGGATAACACACATCAAAAGGATTATACTATATTACAGATTACAGTACAAAAGGTTCAACTCAATGGAATCTCAATGTGTTGGCTCTAATCATAAACAAACGTTTGTCAACCTGGTGCTACCAGGATgcaagtagcaagtagcaccTCTATCGATACAGCAACATTGGTTGTGTCCCCATGCAGTATGTCAGCGATACGGGGATCCACCAGTACACTGGACGATACGTGTATCCCCGAGTATCCCTTTTTTCGAtttaaaaggaaagaaaaaaatagggATACTGACAAGATACGGATGGGATACACAAGGAGAGGAAGATAGGaatggcgcccgccggcgaggaagaaCATCCTGGCGAAAGGAAGATGGGGACAGAACCTGTCAATGAGGGAGAAGATAAGGATGGGGAGAAAGGAGGGGATTGCAGCAGCAGGTGAGAAGACGGGGACGGCAGACACCATCGAGAAAAAATTTCCAGGCAACAGAGCAGTTACTGCTGTCCTCCTCTCCCGCCATAGCTTGGGTGCAACTGGAGGCAAGAATGCTGGTGGTGTGGAGGCTGGAAGTGACTTTAGtcttacccgcaaaaaaagaaaagaaaaaggaagttACTTTAGTCTAGGGTTTTCTGAAACTGGGTCTTATATGGGCTTTAGCCTTTAAGTGAAGGGTTACTTGAGCTTTTAGTACCTGCCTGACTGCTTCAAGCTTAAAGTCATACATCAATGGAAACCAGGCAACATATGTGCAGCACTCTCATCTTCCATCTACAAATATAATTTAATCTTTCTTCCATGCTGTGTATTTTTCTACAATATACTTATACTCTGCCGTATCCCCATATGGCTGTTCTTGGAAAATGGCATATCCCGTATCCCCATATCCGTATCCCCATGCTCGTATCCCTGCTTCTCCACCAGGCACTAATCCATTTCATCATGCATCTTACTAATCCAATTGCGATGTAGCACCACTTGGCATAAGCATGTTTTGAAAAAACAAGTGAGCTAAATAATTCATATCCCCCATTCAGGAGTGTCCTATTTGGAACCATCATTGATTAAATTTCCAGGAGAAAGGAACAGAACCCACCAAAACCAAGTTTGAACTGAGAGAAACGAGGATCTGGCAAACAAAATTCTAAAGATCCAATCCCTCACTGTCAATTCGagcaaaagaaggaaaacaagCCTCTTCACGCTACTGTCATCTGCAAGACTACATCTAGACTTAAACCCCCGCGAGGGCACAAGAAGCAGCGCGCATGTTGCAGCTCGGTGACAAGCTAGTGCACAACTTCCTCCGCAACCTAACTCCCCTCAGCCCGCCCAATTTCGCGTCAACCCTAGACCCCGCTACAACCGGATGGACCAAGAAATCAACAAGAGCACAGGGCGTATCAAGGCTTACTCTTGGGGCGCTCAGGGATTCGGCACTCGGCAGCCGCTGATTCTCGTCGGGAGGCGGTAGATGCTTCCGACCTGGGTGTCTAGAGCCTCTGCTGCTGAGGAGGAGGGACGGGACGGAGACGAGGCGTCCGCCTCCGAGGAGTGAGAGGCGATTTTGGGGAAGAGAGGTGCGGAGGCGGCGTGCTGGGGTTTCGTTGGAatcaaaaccctagccccccgtccgtttttgtttttcttttctccctgCTGCTTTAGAGAAACTTGACAAAATGCTACGGTTTTCTTTGTACTACACTTGGGCCGGCAGGGAGACCACGCGCCATGATAACGGGCCAGCGGAGCTGGTCTCGACGGCCCAGCTATTTGACAGGCCGAGTTTGCGGAGCCCTTCCATCGAGCGGTTGACTATACATACCATCGTGCAACCATCCAATGATCCAACGACGCTTCTCTCAGCTAAAAAAACCGATTTTGCTAGTGCACAGGCGCCTGAAATTTGTGGAAAAAACAGGCGACGTGTGCACCGTCGGATGCGTGCGTTGCGATCCGGTAAAGTTTGGTgggtttccttttcttttttcttctggcTCCCACCGCTTCTTTTATGTTTCAATCCCCTTGTCTTCTGTTCTTCTGGAGATGTGTGGGCGGGGAGGGGAACAGCTCGAGCTGGCACACGAGGCCGTCGGTGCTTTTGCCACACTTCGAGCCACTCGGCCCTCTGAGCTCCGCCCGCTTGTCCTTCACGGCGCCGCTCAGCTGGTCGCTGCCCTTCAGCCCGGCGGCCGCTGCCACTGGccgctccacctcctcccACACCGCCGTATATCCTGAACCCTCCCTCGTCGGTGTtaggcctcctcctcctcttcctttgcCATTCTCTTCTGTAGTGTCGCCATGGACGCCATgaagccgtcgccgccatggcaTCCCTCCACAACGCAGAGATCGCCGTCCTCACCTGTGAGTTGCCCGTGCGCCATGTTTTAGGTTGCTTCTTTTTGGGGCTCATTTCACCGACTGTGTTTTGGTTGCGGGGATGGGGCGTTTGATCTGTTGTTGTGTGCTCATTTGACCGATGCTCTGTGATTTTTTCTgcttgaatttttttccttggctCAGGTGTGGCGAGGGGAAGACGGCAGAGGCAGGAGGGGGTTTCGATCCGCGCTCATCGACGGCGAGGTCTATTCGGCCTTAGTCTATTCGGCCTTCCGGTGAGTTTGCTTGTTGTGTTCTTCTACAAATGGAGTTTGATTACTTGTGATTTGTTGCGGCTGTCTGATTAGTCCCTCGTTGGCGATGCGAAGGCAGTAGTTACTTCCCGAGGTTTTGCATTTCATATTCGTGGCGACATTGCGCTTAGACGGCTGAGACTGGTCTGCTCTGAACCATGGAGATATTTTGGGTGTCATTCTACGGCCTCTGTTTAATTTTGGCTGGCGGGGTGTTTGATTCGGGGGTTGTTGGTGGTTTTGTGGTGCTGTTTTTGATGTATTGATTTAGAGCAGGCTGAATGCTTTCTGAACGCCGGCTAACTGTAGTAGGGATTGAGATTTAGACTATGTTTTAGCTGCTGAACGCAATTTTGGCCAGTTCATGTATTATGGGCTGATGTGTTCTGGTTTTGTTCATGAATGTGCTTTGGTTTTGCCAATGAATGTAATTTGCCTTTTGTATTTGGAACCAATATAGCAATTTTTCATTTCATGGCCATTTTCTGATTCTAAGGGTTTGTCTAGTATAAGTGTTGATTTGTTGTATAATTGGTAACT includes:
- the LOC100821328 gene encoding THO complex subunit 4D; its protein translation is MSFYARRDGDRGSNRFHGGGGRGGHVMRGRSGLPPRGPLGINARPSARIIAKSFSRTKDMTWRPDLFSDSMAASGIETGTKLYISNLDYRVSNEDIKELFSEVGHLKRFAVHFDGYGHQNGTAEVVFTRRSDAVAALKRYNNVLLDGKAMKIEVIGSDLGLPMTPRINVVGASNGRATRTVVMTPEMGRRGGGASNRPLSNPANRCNRGAFQAGRGRGRGRAPFQAQFQGRGRGRGQFRGRGRGRKQPEKTADDLDKDLDSYHAEAMKTD